From Podospora bellae-mahoneyi strain CBS 112042 chromosome 3, whole genome shotgun sequence, the proteins below share one genomic window:
- a CDS encoding hypothetical protein (CAZy:GH13; COG:G; EggNog:ENOG503NV4Y), with protein sequence MGDNPERTPSPSRREPTPENMTMMQGFEWYIPADQQHWARLMKALPQLKEFGIDNIWIPPGCKATSKNGNGYDIYDLYDLGEFDQKGTISTKWGTKRELVRLCNKAKELGVGIYWDAVLNHKMGADHKERCPVVEVDENDRTRVVSGKYEIDAWVGFEFPGRKEQYSRMKWHWYHFTGVDFNAENGKKAIYKIAGEQGEGWASEWDGDVDDEKGNYDFLMGSDINHEHPEVREDIMRWGSWLANEIPIKGIRFDAVKHFSEDFLREFIKNMDEEFGPGWFFVGEFWKDSLQDMNDYLARMRYKFSLFDAPLVHNFSDISRANGADLRKVFDDTLVQAQPVSAVTLVMNHDTQPYQALEAPIEGWFKPLAYTLILLRDRGYPCVWYGDLYGIQGEHPFPPSCGGDLPRIMLARKLYSYGQQADYFDYPTCIGWVRYGTWDRPFGCAVVMSNAGPGSKRMHVGEMHAGEVWTDVMGWNDAKIKIGDDGFGEFVCGQTSVSIWVNEKAKDRARFEKEFDADIYRIPYDESGSTSS encoded by the exons ATGGGCGACAACCCCGAacgcaccccctccccctcgagGCGGGAGCCTACACCAGAGAACATGACCATGATGCAAGGCTTCGAATGGTACATCCCCgccgaccaacaacactgggCCCGCCTGATGAAAGCCCTCCCCCAGCTGAAAGAATTCGGCATCGACAACATCTGGATCCCCCCCGGATGCAAAGCCACCTCCAAAAACGGCAACGGCTACGACATCTACGACCTCTACGACCTGGGCGAGTTTGACCAAAAGGGCACCATCTCCACGAAATGGGGCACCAAAAGGGAGCTCGTCCGTCTTTGCAATAAAGCGAAGGAGCTCGGCGTGGGGATCTACTGGGATGCGGTCCTCAACCACAAGATGGGCGCTGATCACAAGGAGCGGTGTCctgttgtcgaggttgacgagaATGATAGGACGAGGGTGGTTAGTGGCAAGTATGAGATTGATgcctgggttgggtttgagtTTCCGGGACGAAAGGAGCAGTACAGCAGGATGAAGTGGCATTGGTATCATTTTACCGGGGTGGATTTTAACGCCGAGaatgggaagaaggcgataTACAAGATTGCGGGTGagcaaggggagggatgggcGAGTgagtgggatggggatgtcgatgatgagaaggggaaTTATGATTTCCTCATGGGCTCCGACATCAACCATGAGCACCctgaggtgagggaggacaTCATgcggtgggggagctggCTTGCGAATGAGATTCCGATCAAGGGGATTCGGTTTGATGCTGTCAAGCACTTTAGCGAGGACTTTTTGCGCGAGTTTATTAAGAATATGGACGAGGAATTTGGGCCGGGGTGGTTCTTTGTGGGGGAGTTTTGGAAGGATTCGTTGCAGGACATG AACGACTACCTGGCAAGGATGAGGTACAAGTTCTCCTTGTTTGACGCGCCATTGGTTCATAACTTTAGCGACATCAGCAGGGCCAATGGGGCTGACCTCAGAAAGGTGTTTGACGACACCTTGGTCCAGGCGCAGCCTGTTTCGGCGGTT ACATTGGTGATGAACCACGATACCCAGCCCTATCAGGCCCTTGAAGCTCCAATTGAGGGCTGGTTCAAGCCTCTGGCCTATACTCTCATCCTTCTGCGCGACCGAGGCTACCCTTGCGTGTGGTACGGTGACTTGTATGGCATCCAAGGCGagcaccccttccctccctcctgcGGTGGTGATCTCCCGAGGATCATGCTAGCCCGCAAGCTGTATTCGTACGGTCAGCAAGCCGACTACTTTGACTACCCTACCTGCATCGGCTGGGTGCGGTATGGTACCTGGGACAGGCCGTTTGGCTGTGCCGTGGTCATGAGCAACGCTGGGCCGGGAAGCAAGAGAATGCATGTTGGTGAGATGCACGCGGGGGAGGTATGGACCGATGTTATGGGGTGGAATGATGCCAAGATCAAgattggggatgatgggtttggTGAGTTTGTGTGTGGGCAGACGAGCGTGAGTATTTGGGTGAATGAGAAGGCGAAGGATCGGGCGAGGTTTGAGAAGGAGTT TGATGCCGACATCTACAGGATACCCTATGACGAGTCGGGCTCTACCTCTTCGTAG
- a CDS encoding hypothetical protein (EggNog:ENOG503P0K3; COG:S), translating to MLGQLLVAALAAGNALAAPTAVEKRQTSNKCTNPRIRKAWHKLTDTEKQTYLDAELCLMNHPATLGLRGAKTKYDELTSVHILESEISHFVGAFLPFHRLYIHAHDVTLRSLCNYTGPHPYWDETHDYTSFTNSDMFSTTSPSFGGNGVGATQCIETGPFAGYRSVLGPGFRISPDNPKCITRNINNFSASGASPEIVAGCLGQEDWLSFWACAEGRPHGAGHGGVGAEMGNPISSPSDPTFWMHHAWLDRLWAQWQDLRPEVRLGEMGGNNRMRNGFGAGPPNGGFPGGGEGGGGGGFPGFPPGNGTSPGFPGGGGGFGGGPGFGNPEDLTRPEDVPEAIVEGDNGGNVTTLGHVLHMHGLIPDATIGDVMDTRGELLCFEYD from the exons ATGTTAGGCCAACTCCTGGTTGCTGCCCTGGCGGCAGGCAATGCCCTTGCCGCGCCGACAGCAGTTGAGAAACGCCAGACCTCCAACAAATGCACCAACCCCCGGATCCGAAAAGCATGGCACAAGCTCACCGACACAGAGAAGCAAACCTACCTCGACGCCGAGCTCTGCCTCATGAACCACCCCGCCACTCTCGGCCTGCGCGGCGCAAAGACCAAGTACGACGAGTTGACCTCTGTGCACATTCTCGAGTCTGAAATCTCCCATTTTGTT GgcgccttcctccccttccaccgccTCTACATCCACGCCCACGACGTCACCCTCCGCTCGCTATGCAACTACACCGGCCCCCACCCCTACTGGGACGAAACCCACGACTACACCTCCTTCACAAACTCGGACAtgttctccaccacctccccctccttcggCGGCAACGGCGTCGGCGCCACCCAGTGCATCGAGACGGGGCCCTTTGCGGGCTACCGCTCCGTTTTGGGTCCCGGGTTCAGGATCTCGCCTGATAATCCAAAGTGCATCACCCGTAACATCAACAACTTTTCCGCCAGCGGTGCCTCGCCGGAGATTGTAGCCGGGTGTTTGGGACAGGAGGACTGGTTGTCTTTCTGGGCTTGCGCCGAGGGTAGACCTCACGGGGCGGGACACGGCGGGGTGGGGGCCGAGATGGGCAATCCGATCAGTAGCCCTAGCGACCCGACCTTTTGGATGCATCATGCTTGGTTGGATCGGTTGTGGGCGCAGTGGCAGGATTTGAGGCCGGAGGTTAggctgggggagatgggggggaaTAATAGGATGAGGAATGGGTTTGGGGCCGGGCCGCCTAACGGTGGGTTCcctgggggaggtgagggtggtggtggtggtgggtttccGGGGTTCCCGCCTGGGAATGGGACTTCCCCTGGGTTTcccgggggtggtggtgggtttggagggggccCGGGGTTTGGGAACCCGGAGGATCTGACCAGGCCGGAGGATGTACC GGAGGCGATTGTGGAGGGTGATAATGGGGGGAATGTGACGACGTTGGGACACGTGCTGCATATGCATGGGCTTATTCCGGATGCTACGattggtgatgtgatggatACCAGGGGGGAGCTGTTGTGCTTTGAGTATGATTGA